A window of Diabrotica virgifera virgifera chromosome 9, PGI_DIABVI_V3a contains these coding sequences:
- the LOC126891197 gene encoding uncharacterized protein LOC126891197, with protein sequence MQVAASDGFTSQLDISAGVLQGESLSPILFSLFLADIETFFLDSGVTGINIGNKRDIVLLLYADDLVIVAESEVELGKSLRALERYSDQNYLKVNTSKTKIVVFSRGGGIPKACTFSYKNKPIDIVSKFTYLGITFSSSSLFREMAYDTVQKAKHAIGATIPLMTKTKMDSWTSQIHLLNSLILSIVTNCIVIGGLRYADILERVQLTFLKPILLVPINTPDFAVRLETSTAKFSLVIFQHMLNWLIKLYEMEENRLPKMCFLRQLEITRIENKYNWASQVKNLLEFANCQRSWRDINVAFLKANKNDLIDTFKQKVNQNDLRQLNDSSFLTFYRALDLSDQPQQYLHIRMPLQFTRTIAQLRLSNEFCIRFTFQGLTYKIDPKQLCTICNKRELETLRHLLFECPIYTAMRPQNITNLLNPEYLANTLNNITPSTAKTISNHIWNILKLRAFVINE encoded by the coding sequence ATGCAAGTAGCTGCCTCAGATGGATTCACCTCTCAACTTGATATAAGTGCCGGAGTTCTACAGGGTGAATCATTAAGCCCGATTCTATTCTCATTATTTCTCGCAGACATAGAAACATTTTTTCTCGATAGCGGGGTTACTGGCATAAACATCGGAAATAAACGAGACATCGTATTATTACTTTATGCTGACGATTTAGTCATCGTAGCAGAGTCTGAAGTGGAATTAGGTAAGAGTCTAAGAGCACTGGAAAGATATAGTGACCAAAATTATCTTAAAGTTAACACTAGCAAAACCAAAATAGTTGTTTTTTCTAGAGGAGGCGGTATCCCAAAAGCCTGTACTTTCAGTTATAAGAACAAACCTATCGATATTGTCTCTAAATTTACATATTTGGGCATAACTTTTTCGTCTTCTTCGCTTTTTAGAGAAATGGCATATGATACCGTTCAAAAGGCCAAACATGCCATTGGAGCAACAATACCGCTCATGACAAAAACCAAGATGGATAGTTGGACATCCCAAATACATCTGCTAAATTCCTTAATTCTTAGCATAGTAACTAACTGCATTGTCATTGGGGGGTTACGATACGCCGACATACTAGAACGGGTgcaattaacatttttaaaaccTATCCTTTTGGTTCCTATCAATACGCCAGATTTTGCTGTTCGTCTTGAAACAAGTACAGCTAAATTTTCACTTGTGATATTTCAACACATGCTAAACTGGCTCATTAAACTTTATGAGATGGAAGAAAATCGACTACCTAAAATGTGCTTTCTACGTCAACTGGAAATCACAAGGATAGAGAATAAATATAATTGGGCATCACAGGTTAAAAATCTGTTAGAATTTGCAAACTGTCAAAGATCATGGAGAGATATCAATGTAGCGTTCCTAAAAGCAAACAAAAATGACTTAATAGACACATTTAAACAAAAGGTAAACCAAAATGATTTGCGACAACTGAATGACTCATCATTTCTCACTTTTTATAGGGCTTTAGACCTGAGCGATCAACCGCAACAGTATCTTCATATTCGAATGCCTCTACAATTCACCAGAACAATAGCACAACTTAGACTGTCGAATGAGTTTTGTATTCGGTTCACTTTTCAAGGACTAACATATAAGATTGATCCAAAGCAGTTATGTACAATATGCAACAAACGTGAGCTGGAAACTCTGCGTCACCTTCTGTTCGAATGTCCTATTTACACAGCAATGAGACCACAGAATATTACCAATCTGTTAAATCCAGAATATTTAGCAAACACCCTGAATAATATTACACCCTCTACCGCGAAAACAATTTCAAATCATATATGGAATATTCTGAAGCTACGAGCTTTCGTAATtaacgaataa